Proteins co-encoded in one Malus sylvestris chromosome 9, drMalSylv7.2, whole genome shotgun sequence genomic window:
- the LOC126583840 gene encoding two-pore potassium channel 4-like, translated as MMNQFPGEGAMHRQNRAIGGAGVGIGEREGSAGGKSWAWKMFSWLVLSIFVYIFFLLLSGDFADHSKFHTRKSVRALYLMSQTMTGVGYGDIVPKTERSKVLVSFLIFFVRWIWCYSGGVFFVFIGEVFLRRFRKVVNFFRVSEDRFRVVMAVAAPALCVGVGCIGFHFLGKKSWENAMYLSVVSVTTVGYGEVTVETAGARVFASIWMCLSTVIFLKCQTYLVVRIMSGFRRN; from the exons ATGATGAATCAATTCCCAG GTGAGGGAGCTATGCATCGCCAAAATCGAGCCATTGGAGGTGCTGGAGTAGGGataggggagagagagggaagtgCAGGTGGAAAGAGTTGGGCTTGGAAGATGTTTAGTTGGTTAGTCTTATCTATCttcgtttatatattttttttgttgttgagtgGCGACTTTGCTGATCATAGCAAATTCCATACTAGAAAGTCTGTTAGGGCACTATACCTAATGTCTCAAACAATGACCGGTGTGGGGTATGGTGACATCGTCCCCAAAACTGAGCGGTCAAAGGTGTTAGTATCCTTTCTGATTTTCTTCGTCCGTTGGATTTGGTGCTACTCAGGaggtgttttttttgtttttatcggTGAGGTTTTCCTCAGACGATTTAGGAAGGTAGTAAACTTTTTTCGTGTGAGTGAGGACCGTTTTAGGGTAGTGATGGCGGTAGCGGCACCTGCTCTGTGTGTGGGAGTAGGCTGTATTGGGTTTCACTTCTTGGGGAAGAAGAGCTGGGAGAATGCTATGTATTTGTCGGTTGTTTCTGTAACCACTGTAGGCTATGGTGAAGTTACGGTGGAGACGGCAGGCGCTAGGGTTTTTGCAAGCATTTGGATGTGCCTTTCCACAGTTATTTTTCTTAAATGTCAGACGTACCTAGTTGTTAGAATTATGAGCGGGTTTAGAAGAAATTGA